A genomic region of Bactrocera dorsalis isolate Fly_Bdor chromosome 3, ASM2337382v1, whole genome shotgun sequence contains the following coding sequences:
- the LOC105228658 gene encoding general transcription and DNA repair factor IIH helicase subunit XPD yields the protein MKLSVDGLLVYFPYEYIYPEQYAYMLELKRTLDAKGHCLLEMPSGTGKTATLLSLIVAYMVEHPDVIRKLIYCSRTVPEIEKVIAELQNLMSYYQKNAPEPPALLGLVLSSRKNMCIHPEVSREREGKAVDGKCFGLTASYIREHHEIDPENNPICQYYEGFTLEGKESMMPPGVYSIDDLKEYGRMRNWCPYFLARFAITHAQIVVYSYHYLLDPKIAEVVSKEMTKQCCVVFDEAHNIDNVCIDSMSVKINRRIVERSTNALNNLQKLVQDMREDDANRLNDEYQRMVQGLKDAQVQRETDMVLANPVLPADVLKEVVPGNIRNADHFLSFLRRFVEYIKTRLRVHHVVQESPAGFLKDVASKICIERKPLRFCAERLASLLRTLEITDMTEYGALTLITHFATLVSTYTKGFTIIVEPFDDKTPTVINPILHFSCLDSSIAMAPVFKRFQTVVITSGTLSPMDMYPKILDFDPVIMSSFTMTLARPCLLPMIVSKGNDQVAISSKFETREDTAVIRNYGQLLVETAKTVPDGIVCFFTSYLYLESVVASWYDQGIVDTLLRYKLLFIETQDNAETSYALMNYVKACDCGRGAVLLAVARGKVSEGVDFDHHYGRAVLMFGIPYVYTQSRILKARLDYLRDQFQIRENDFLTFDAMRHAAQCVGRALRGKTDYGIMIFADKRFSRQDKRSRLPKWIQEHLVDSFCNLSTEEVMQLARRWLRRMAQPFTREDQLGISLLTLEQLENAEKEKLERQAQGKEGVGGEVMEL from the exons atgaa ATTAAGTGTTGATGGCTTGCTGGTGTATTTCCCGTACGAATACATCTACCCGGAACAGTATGCGTACATGTTAGAGTTGAAACGCACATTGGATGCAAAGGGACATTGCCTGCTGGAGATGCCTTCGGGCACAGGCAAAACAGCCACATTATTGTCTTTAATTGTAGCATATATGGTAGAGCATCCAGATGTTAtacgaaaattaatatattgttCGCGTACCGTACCGGAGATTGAAAAGGTCATCGCCGAGTTGCAAAATCTGATGTCATACTACCAAAAGAATGCGCCGGAGCCACCTGCTTTACTTGGTCTGGTACTAAGTTCGCGGAAGAATATGTGCATACACCCGGAAGTTAGTAGAGAACGTGAAGGCAAAGCAGTCGATGGAAAATGTTTTGGTCTGACGGCCAGTTATATTCGCGAACATCATGAGATAGATCCTGAAAATAATCCGatat GCCAATACTATGAAGGCTTTACTTTGGAAGGAAAAGAGAGTATGATGCCACCTGGGGTATATAGTATTGATGACCTCAAAGAATACGGACGCATGCGGAATTGGTGCCCCTATTTTTTGGCACGTTTTGCTATAACACATGCACAGATTGTTGTTTACAGCTATCACTACTTGTTGGATCCTAAAATAGCTGAAGTTGTCTCCAAAGAGATGACCAAACAGTGTTGCGTTGTTTTTGATGAGGCACATAATATTGATAATGTGTGTATCGATTCGATGAGCGTCAAAATCAATCGTCGTATTGTAGAACGTAGCACGAATGCATTAAATAATCTACAAAAACTGGTACAAGA CATGCGTGAGGATGATGCCAATAGACTTAATGATGAGTATCAACGTATGGTACAAGGATTGAAGGATGCACAGGTGCAACGTGAAACTGATATGGTGTTGGCCAATCCCGTATTACCTGCAGATGTATTAAAAG AGGTTGTGCCCGGTAATATACGTAATGCTGACCATTTTCTTAGTTTCCTGCGTCGTTTTGTAGAATATATTAAAACACGTCTACGCGTACATCATGTTGTGCAGGAATCACCTGCTGGTTTCCTTAAAGATGTGGCATCTAAAATTTGCATAGAACGTAAACCATTGCGCTTTTGTGCCGAGCGTCTAGCCAGCTTGTTGAGAACACTGGAAATTACCGATATGACAGAGTATGGCGCGTTGACATTG ATTACACATTTCGCTACTTTAGTATCCACCTACACTAAGGGTTTCACAATCATTGTTGAACCTTTTGACGATAAAACACCCACCGTCATCAATCCTATACTACATTTCAGTTGTTTGGACTCTTCCATAGCAATGGCACCGGTGTTCAAACGCTTTCAGACTGTAGTAATTACATCAGGCACATTGTCACCTATGGATATGTatccaaaaattttggatttcGATCCCGTTATAATGAGTTCTTTTACGATGACGCTGGCACGTCCTTGCTTGCTACCcatg ATCGTGTCCAAGGGTAATGACCAAGTGGCAATATCTTCAAAATTCGAAACGCGTGAAGACACAGCTGTTATAAGAAATTACGGTCAATTGCTTGTAGAAACGGCGAAAACAGTACCTGATGGTATTGTCTGTTTTTTCACTTCCTATCTCTATCTTGAGTCTGTTGTTGCCTCGTGGTATGATCAGGGTATTGTGGACACTTTACTTCGTTATaaactattatttattgaaacgCAGGATAATGCTGAGACTAGTTATGCGCTAATGAACTATGTCAag GCCTGTGATTGCGGCCGAGGCGCCGTGTTGCTTGCCGTTGCACGTGGCAAAGTCTCCGAGGGCGTTGATTTCGATCACCATTACGGACGCGCCGTACTCATGTTTGGCATACCCTATGTATACACACAATCACGCATACTGAAGGCACGCCTCGACTATCTCCGCGATCAATTTCAGATACGTGAAAATGATTTTCTCACTTTCGATGCCATGCGGCATGCGGCGCAGTGTGTGGGACGCGCTTTGCGTGGCAAAACCGACTACGGTATTATGATATTCGCCGATAAACGTTTCTCACGTCAAGATAAACGCAGTCGCTTGCCTAAATGGATACAGGAGCACTTGGTTGATAGTTTCTGTAATTTGAGCACTGAGGAGGTCATGCAATTGGCGCGCCGTTGGTTGCGGCGCATGGCGCAACCTTTCACGCGTGAAGATCAACTGGGCATATCATTGCTGACTTTGGAGCAATTGGAGAACGCTGAGAAGGAGAAATTGGAGCGGCAGGCGCAAGGCAAGGAGGGTGTGGGCGGAGAGGTGATGGAGCTGTAA
- the LOC105228659 gene encoding USP6 N-terminal-like protein isoform X1: MNSTVYTNSVTIISSNSNSHNHNNSANINNITITSNSNANNTNNLPASTPVATNHTTTTHITTTTSSDTTVLTAAAGGDAANVPLMTNNTSNKSVAAFDDQEALLQRAADEREAIFNRYSLGLDPTNVVDPWENPTFELYHITDKYGFMHDSRLPDTRDSQELQRTKIELERDKKWMKMLANWNPNNEKVRRRVFKGIPDRMRWPAWKKLLNVDELIAANPDKYASMLALARKYSTEVRQIDSDVNRQFRDNVAYRQRYSVKQCSLFNVLNAYSIYNPELGYCQGMACLAGVLLLFMQEEEAFWALNQLIIDRKYAMHGLFIEGFPKLTRFLEHHDRILSKMMRKLHQHFMKHNVDAILYSIKWFFVIFVERIPYSLALRVWDIYLLEGERVVTAMAVTILYLHKQELLRLKDMDSIIEYLQVKLHKNFGYNDDYVIEALERMLKKLKELKLDVAPPPKANEFPVRPLGQFVEADVEKKIGRRRSEYTDTEKQVITDVILRSEQNAVEVQSTMSYETSECATGDAYSMKTYRSITSLATSPAVSSYSLYSNGFVVTTNNKLYNDIDNNAYNNGHNHNHSQSYLHRHSNSYSYSHTMLPLQNHTDVDVDYSNVVDLPPDFNENADIDDDELSVQNTRL; this comes from the exons ATGAATTCAACTGTGTACACTAATAGTGTCACTATCATCAGCAGTAACAGCAATAGTCACAATCACAACAACAGCGCCAACATCAACAATATTACAATTACAAGTAATAGCAATGCGAATAATACAAATAACTTGCCTGCCTCCACACCCGTAGCTACGAATCATACAACAACTAcgcacataacaacaacaacaagtagcgATACAACAGTTTTAACAGCGGCAGCTGGAGGTGATGCGGCAAATGTGCCGCTTATGACCAATAATACAAGTAACAAAAGTGTAGCAGCGTTTGATGATCAAGAGGCGTTACTACAACGTGCCGCAGACGAACGTGAAGCAATTTTCAATCGTTACTCGTTGGGTTTAGATCCCACTAATGTGGTCGACCCTTGGGAGAATCCTACATTTGAGCTCTACCATATTACGGATAA ATATGGCTTCATGCACGATTCCCGCCTGCCCGACACCCGCGACTCACAGGAGCTACAGCGTACCAAAATCGAATTAGAGCGCGACAAGAAATGGATGAAAATGCTTGCCAATTGGAATCCCAATAATGAGAAAGTGCGACGACGTGTCTTCAAAGGTATACCAGATCGTATGCGTTGGCCAGCATGGAAAAAATTGCTGAATGTTGACGAATTGATTGCCGCAAATCCAGACAAATACGCGTCTATGTTGGCATTGGCGCGTAAATACTCCACCGAGGTGCGTCAAATCGATTCGGATGTAAATCGACAATTTCGTGATAATGTCGCTTACCGTCAACGGTATAGCGTTAAACAGTGCTCCCTCTTCAATGTGCTAAATgcgtatagtatatataatccAGAATTGGGTTATTGTCAGGGTATGGCATGTCTGGCCGGTGTGCTATTGCTTTTTATGCAGGAAGAAGAGGCATTTTGGGCgttaaatcaattaattataGATCGTAAATATGCTATGCACGGTCTGTTCATTGAGGGCTTCCCAAAACTGACGCGCTTCCTTGAACATCACGATCGGATACTGTCGAAGATGATGCGTAAATTGCATCAACATTTCATGAAGCACAATGTCGATGCCATTCTTTACTCGATTAAATGGTTCTTTGTGATCTTCGTGGAGCGG ATACCATATAGTTTAGCTTTGCGCGTGTGGGACATTTATCTGTTGGAGGGTGAACGTGTCGTCACTGCGATGGCCGTCACCATACTATATTTGCACAAACAGGAATTGTTGCGTCTCAAAGATATGGACTCAATTATTGAATATTTGCAAGtgaaattgcataaaaatttcGGTTACAACGACGACTACGTAATTGAGGCACTCGAACGTATgttgaaaaagttgaaagaatTGAAATTGGATGTGGCACCACCCCCAAAAGCGAATGAATTCCCTGTTCGACCGTTGGGACAATTCGTGGAGGCGGATGTTGAGAAAAAGATCGGGCGACGACGTTCCGAATATACCGATACGGAAAAACAAGTTATAACTGATGTGATATTGAG ATCTGAACAAAATGCAGTAGAAGTACAATCAACTATGTCGTATGAGACCTCTGAATGCGCTACCG GTGATGCATATTCAATGAAAACGTATCGAAGTATCACTAGTTTAGCCACCTCACCGGCTGTTAGCAGTTATTCACTATATAGTAATGGATTTGTTGTCACCACcaacaataaattatacaatGACATTGACAACAATGCTTACAATAACGGTCACAATCACAACCACAGCCAGAGTTATTTACATAGGCACAGTAATAGTTATAGCTACAGCCATACAATGTTACCGTTACAAAATCATACAGACGTTGACGTTGACTATTCGAATGTTGTTGATTTACCGCCAgactttaatgaaaatgctgACATTGATGACGATGAACTCAGCGTACAAAATACTCggctataa
- the LOC105228659 gene encoding USP6 N-terminal-like protein isoform X3 encodes MNSTVYTNSVTIISSNSNSHNHNNSANINNITITSNSNANNTNNLPASTPVATNHTTTTHITTTTSSDTTVLTAAAGGDAANVPLMTNNTSNKSVAAFDDQEALLQRAADEREAIFNRYSLGLDPTNVVDPWENPTFELYHITDKYGFMHDSRLPDTRDSQELQRTKIELERDKKWMKMLANWNPNNEKVRRRVFKGIPDRMRWPAWKKLLNVDELIAANPDKYASMLALARKYSTEVRQIDSDVNRQFRDNVAYRQRYSVKQCSLFNVLNAYSIYNPELGYCQGMACLAGVLLLFMQEEEAFWALNQLIIDRKYAMHGLFIEGFPKLTRFLEHHDRILSKMMRKLHQHFMKHNVDAILYSIKWFFVIFVERIPYSLALRVWDIYLLEGERVVTAMAVTILYLHKQELLRLKDMDSIIEYLQVKLHKNFGYNDDYVIEALERMLKKLKELKLDVAPPPKANEFPVRPLGQFVEADVEKKIGRRRSEYTDTEKQVITDVILRSEQNAVEVQSTMSYETSECATGTSVASHGSSETFSLEDNNIHLKTANALQNTPQREILLLSST; translated from the exons ATGAATTCAACTGTGTACACTAATAGTGTCACTATCATCAGCAGTAACAGCAATAGTCACAATCACAACAACAGCGCCAACATCAACAATATTACAATTACAAGTAATAGCAATGCGAATAATACAAATAACTTGCCTGCCTCCACACCCGTAGCTACGAATCATACAACAACTAcgcacataacaacaacaacaagtagcgATACAACAGTTTTAACAGCGGCAGCTGGAGGTGATGCGGCAAATGTGCCGCTTATGACCAATAATACAAGTAACAAAAGTGTAGCAGCGTTTGATGATCAAGAGGCGTTACTACAACGTGCCGCAGACGAACGTGAAGCAATTTTCAATCGTTACTCGTTGGGTTTAGATCCCACTAATGTGGTCGACCCTTGGGAGAATCCTACATTTGAGCTCTACCATATTACGGATAA ATATGGCTTCATGCACGATTCCCGCCTGCCCGACACCCGCGACTCACAGGAGCTACAGCGTACCAAAATCGAATTAGAGCGCGACAAGAAATGGATGAAAATGCTTGCCAATTGGAATCCCAATAATGAGAAAGTGCGACGACGTGTCTTCAAAGGTATACCAGATCGTATGCGTTGGCCAGCATGGAAAAAATTGCTGAATGTTGACGAATTGATTGCCGCAAATCCAGACAAATACGCGTCTATGTTGGCATTGGCGCGTAAATACTCCACCGAGGTGCGTCAAATCGATTCGGATGTAAATCGACAATTTCGTGATAATGTCGCTTACCGTCAACGGTATAGCGTTAAACAGTGCTCCCTCTTCAATGTGCTAAATgcgtatagtatatataatccAGAATTGGGTTATTGTCAGGGTATGGCATGTCTGGCCGGTGTGCTATTGCTTTTTATGCAGGAAGAAGAGGCATTTTGGGCgttaaatcaattaattataGATCGTAAATATGCTATGCACGGTCTGTTCATTGAGGGCTTCCCAAAACTGACGCGCTTCCTTGAACATCACGATCGGATACTGTCGAAGATGATGCGTAAATTGCATCAACATTTCATGAAGCACAATGTCGATGCCATTCTTTACTCGATTAAATGGTTCTTTGTGATCTTCGTGGAGCGG ATACCATATAGTTTAGCTTTGCGCGTGTGGGACATTTATCTGTTGGAGGGTGAACGTGTCGTCACTGCGATGGCCGTCACCATACTATATTTGCACAAACAGGAATTGTTGCGTCTCAAAGATATGGACTCAATTATTGAATATTTGCAAGtgaaattgcataaaaatttcGGTTACAACGACGACTACGTAATTGAGGCACTCGAACGTATgttgaaaaagttgaaagaatTGAAATTGGATGTGGCACCACCCCCAAAAGCGAATGAATTCCCTGTTCGACCGTTGGGACAATTCGTGGAGGCGGATGTTGAGAAAAAGATCGGGCGACGACGTTCCGAATATACCGATACGGAAAAACAAGTTATAACTGATGTGATATTGAG ATCTGAACAAAATGCAGTAGAAGTACAATCAACTATGTCGTATGAGACCTCTGAATGCGCTACCG GTACTTCGGTGGCCTCGCACGGTTCGTCGGAGACATTCTCGCTGGAAGACAATAA CATTCATTTAAAGACGGCTAATGCCCTGCAAAATACGCCACAACGTGAAATATTGCTTCTGAGCAGCACCTGA
- the LOC105228659 gene encoding USP6 N-terminal-like protein isoform X2: protein MNSTVYTNSVTIISSNSNSHNHNNSANINNITITSNSNANNTNNLPASTPVATNHTTTTHITTTTSSDTTVLTAAAGGDAANVPLMTNNTSNKSVAAFDDQEALLQRAADEREAIFNRYSLGLDPTNVVDPWENPTFELYHITDKYGFMHDSRLPDTRDSQELQRTKIELERDKKWMKMLANWNPNNEKVRRRVFKGIPDRMRWPAWKKLLNVDELIAANPDKYASMLALARKYSTEVRQIDSDVNRQFRDNVAYRQRYSVKQCSLFNVLNAYSIYNPELGYCQGMACLAGVLLLFMQEEEAFWALNQLIIDRKYAMHGLFIEGFPKLTRFLEHHDRILSKMMRKLHQHFMKHNVDAILYSIKWFFVIFVERIPYSLALRVWDIYLLEGERVVTAMAVTILYLHKQELLRLKDMDSIIEYLQVKLHKNFGYNDDYVIEALERMLKKLKELKLDVAPPPKANEFPVRPLGQFVEADVEKKIGRRRSEYTDTEKQVITDVILRSEQNAVEVQSTMSYETSECATVTLNVPEDSHSIRSSLAGTSVASHGSSETFSLEDNNIHLKTANALQNTPQREILLLSST, encoded by the exons ATGAATTCAACTGTGTACACTAATAGTGTCACTATCATCAGCAGTAACAGCAATAGTCACAATCACAACAACAGCGCCAACATCAACAATATTACAATTACAAGTAATAGCAATGCGAATAATACAAATAACTTGCCTGCCTCCACACCCGTAGCTACGAATCATACAACAACTAcgcacataacaacaacaacaagtagcgATACAACAGTTTTAACAGCGGCAGCTGGAGGTGATGCGGCAAATGTGCCGCTTATGACCAATAATACAAGTAACAAAAGTGTAGCAGCGTTTGATGATCAAGAGGCGTTACTACAACGTGCCGCAGACGAACGTGAAGCAATTTTCAATCGTTACTCGTTGGGTTTAGATCCCACTAATGTGGTCGACCCTTGGGAGAATCCTACATTTGAGCTCTACCATATTACGGATAA ATATGGCTTCATGCACGATTCCCGCCTGCCCGACACCCGCGACTCACAGGAGCTACAGCGTACCAAAATCGAATTAGAGCGCGACAAGAAATGGATGAAAATGCTTGCCAATTGGAATCCCAATAATGAGAAAGTGCGACGACGTGTCTTCAAAGGTATACCAGATCGTATGCGTTGGCCAGCATGGAAAAAATTGCTGAATGTTGACGAATTGATTGCCGCAAATCCAGACAAATACGCGTCTATGTTGGCATTGGCGCGTAAATACTCCACCGAGGTGCGTCAAATCGATTCGGATGTAAATCGACAATTTCGTGATAATGTCGCTTACCGTCAACGGTATAGCGTTAAACAGTGCTCCCTCTTCAATGTGCTAAATgcgtatagtatatataatccAGAATTGGGTTATTGTCAGGGTATGGCATGTCTGGCCGGTGTGCTATTGCTTTTTATGCAGGAAGAAGAGGCATTTTGGGCgttaaatcaattaattataGATCGTAAATATGCTATGCACGGTCTGTTCATTGAGGGCTTCCCAAAACTGACGCGCTTCCTTGAACATCACGATCGGATACTGTCGAAGATGATGCGTAAATTGCATCAACATTTCATGAAGCACAATGTCGATGCCATTCTTTACTCGATTAAATGGTTCTTTGTGATCTTCGTGGAGCGG ATACCATATAGTTTAGCTTTGCGCGTGTGGGACATTTATCTGTTGGAGGGTGAACGTGTCGTCACTGCGATGGCCGTCACCATACTATATTTGCACAAACAGGAATTGTTGCGTCTCAAAGATATGGACTCAATTATTGAATATTTGCAAGtgaaattgcataaaaatttcGGTTACAACGACGACTACGTAATTGAGGCACTCGAACGTATgttgaaaaagttgaaagaatTGAAATTGGATGTGGCACCACCCCCAAAAGCGAATGAATTCCCTGTTCGACCGTTGGGACAATTCGTGGAGGCGGATGTTGAGAAAAAGATCGGGCGACGACGTTCCGAATATACCGATACGGAAAAACAAGTTATAACTGATGTGATATTGAG ATCTGAACAAAATGCAGTAGAAGTACAATCAACTATGTCGTATGAGACCTCTGAATGCGCTACCG TAACGCTAAACGTACCCGAGGACTCGCACTCAATACGAAGTTCGCTTGCAGGTACTTCGGTGGCCTCGCACGGTTCGTCGGAGACATTCTCGCTGGAAGACAATAA CATTCATTTAAAGACGGCTAATGCCCTGCAAAATACGCCACAACGTGAAATATTGCTTCTGAGCAGCACCTGA
- the LOC105228659 gene encoding USP6 N-terminal-like protein isoform X4 → MNSTVYTNSVTIISSNSNSHNHNNSANINNITITSNSNANNTNNLPASTPVATNHTTTTHITTTTSSDTTVLTAAAGGDAANVPLMTNNTSNKSVAAFDDQEALLQRAADEREAIFNRYSLGLDPTNVVDPWENPTFELYHITDKYGFMHDSRLPDTRDSQELQRTKIELERDKKWMKMLANWNPNNEKVRRRVFKGIPDRMRWPAWKKLLNVDELIAANPDKYASMLALARKYSTEVRQIDSDVNRQFRDNVAYRQRYSVKQCSLFNVLNAYSIYNPELGYCQGMACLAGVLLLFMQEEEAFWALNQLIIDRKYAMHGLFIEGFPKLTRFLEHHDRILSKMMRKLHQHFMKHNVDAILYSIKWFFVIFVERIPYSLALRVWDIYLLEGERVVTAMAVTILYLHKQELLRLKDMDSIIEYLQVKLHKNFGYNDDYVIEALERMLKKLKELKLDVAPPPKANEFPVRPLGQFVEADVEKKIGRRRSEYTDTEKQVITDVILRSEQNAVEVQSTMSYETSECATEYRIFCMQS, encoded by the exons ATGAATTCAACTGTGTACACTAATAGTGTCACTATCATCAGCAGTAACAGCAATAGTCACAATCACAACAACAGCGCCAACATCAACAATATTACAATTACAAGTAATAGCAATGCGAATAATACAAATAACTTGCCTGCCTCCACACCCGTAGCTACGAATCATACAACAACTAcgcacataacaacaacaacaagtagcgATACAACAGTTTTAACAGCGGCAGCTGGAGGTGATGCGGCAAATGTGCCGCTTATGACCAATAATACAAGTAACAAAAGTGTAGCAGCGTTTGATGATCAAGAGGCGTTACTACAACGTGCCGCAGACGAACGTGAAGCAATTTTCAATCGTTACTCGTTGGGTTTAGATCCCACTAATGTGGTCGACCCTTGGGAGAATCCTACATTTGAGCTCTACCATATTACGGATAA ATATGGCTTCATGCACGATTCCCGCCTGCCCGACACCCGCGACTCACAGGAGCTACAGCGTACCAAAATCGAATTAGAGCGCGACAAGAAATGGATGAAAATGCTTGCCAATTGGAATCCCAATAATGAGAAAGTGCGACGACGTGTCTTCAAAGGTATACCAGATCGTATGCGTTGGCCAGCATGGAAAAAATTGCTGAATGTTGACGAATTGATTGCCGCAAATCCAGACAAATACGCGTCTATGTTGGCATTGGCGCGTAAATACTCCACCGAGGTGCGTCAAATCGATTCGGATGTAAATCGACAATTTCGTGATAATGTCGCTTACCGTCAACGGTATAGCGTTAAACAGTGCTCCCTCTTCAATGTGCTAAATgcgtatagtatatataatccAGAATTGGGTTATTGTCAGGGTATGGCATGTCTGGCCGGTGTGCTATTGCTTTTTATGCAGGAAGAAGAGGCATTTTGGGCgttaaatcaattaattataGATCGTAAATATGCTATGCACGGTCTGTTCATTGAGGGCTTCCCAAAACTGACGCGCTTCCTTGAACATCACGATCGGATACTGTCGAAGATGATGCGTAAATTGCATCAACATTTCATGAAGCACAATGTCGATGCCATTCTTTACTCGATTAAATGGTTCTTTGTGATCTTCGTGGAGCGG ATACCATATAGTTTAGCTTTGCGCGTGTGGGACATTTATCTGTTGGAGGGTGAACGTGTCGTCACTGCGATGGCCGTCACCATACTATATTTGCACAAACAGGAATTGTTGCGTCTCAAAGATATGGACTCAATTATTGAATATTTGCAAGtgaaattgcataaaaatttcGGTTACAACGACGACTACGTAATTGAGGCACTCGAACGTATgttgaaaaagttgaaagaatTGAAATTGGATGTGGCACCACCCCCAAAAGCGAATGAATTCCCTGTTCGACCGTTGGGACAATTCGTGGAGGCGGATGTTGAGAAAAAGATCGGGCGACGACGTTCCGAATATACCGATACGGAAAAACAAGTTATAACTGATGTGATATTGAG ATCTGAACAAAATGCAGTAGAAGTACAATCAACTATGTCGTATGAGACCTCTGAATGCGCTACCG AATACCGTATTTTTTGTATGCAAAGCTAA
- the LOC105228661 gene encoding arginine-hydroxylase NDUFAF5, mitochondrial — translation MFKSIRQISSKQLLHTYKICFYEKGCQSKSVNYSTQPAHQNIFDRNAKRLQKERAALNPDVELYDYLKEEVGFRLADRIIDIKREFTNAADIGCSRGFLSKHIMAESVQHLTLCDTSPTMLAQAQGTPGLKLTKLELDEEKLDFPDNSLDLVISSLSLHWVNDLPGCFSKVIHSLKPDGVFIASLFGGDTLYELRSSLQLAEIERKGGLSPHISPFTQIRDVGALLNRAGFTMLTIDTDEIVVGYPSMFELMWDLKGMAENNAAFNRPAHISRETMLAASAIYKELYAKDDGVTATFQIIYFVGWKPGPNQPKPLERGSGDVSLKDLGKIIESGGPKS, via the exons atgtttaaaagtaTTCGGCAAATAAGTTCAAAACAATTgctacacacatataaaatatgtttttatgagAAAGGGTGTCAAAGTAAATCTGTGAATTATAGCACACAACCTGCacatcaaaatatatttgatagAAATGCAAAGCGTCTGCAAAAGGAGCGTGCTGCCCTAaa CCCGGATGTAGAGCTTTATGACTACCTTAAAGAAGAGGTTGGTTTTCGCTTAGCGGATCGGATCATAGATATAAAACGTGAATTTACAAATGCCGCAGACATTGGTTGCAGTCGTGGCTTTCTTTCCAAACACATAATGGCGGAAAGCGTACAACATTTAACGCTTTGCGATACGAGCCCTACAATGCTGGCGCAAGCGCAAGGCACACCTGGTCTGAAATTAACTAAATTAGAGTTGGACGAGGAGAAATTGGAT tTTCCTGATAACTCATTAGATTTAGTTATATCCAGTTTGAGTTTGCATTGGGTTAATGATCTACCAGGTTGCTTTTCGAAAGTAATACATAGCTTAAAACCTGATGGTGTTTTTATAGCATCTTTGTTCGGTGGTGATACTCTATATGAGCTACGTTCATCGCTACAATTGGCTGAAATCGAGCGTAAAGGCGGTCTTTCGCCGCATATATCGCCTTTTACACag attAGAGATGTAGGTGCTTTGTTAAATCGTGCTGGTTTCACCATGCTAACCATTGATACCGATGAAATTGTAGTGGGTTACCCCAGCATGTTTGAACTTATGTGGGATCTGAAAGGTATGGCGGAGAATAATGCAGCTTTCAATAGACCAGCGCATATAAGTCGCGAAACAATGTTGGCGGCAAGTGCTATTTATAAGGAGTTGTACGCTAAG GACGATGGCGTGACGGCGACATTTCAAATAATATACTTTGTCGGCTGGAAACCGGGTCCGAATCAACCCAAACCTTTGGAACGTGGCAGTGGTGATGTTTCGCTAAAAGATTTAGGCAAGATTATCGAATCTGGCGGACCAAAATCATAA